The Anas platyrhynchos isolate ZD024472 breed Pekin duck chromosome 1, IASCAAS_PekinDuck_T2T, whole genome shotgun sequence genomic sequence AAGCTGGTTCAAtctcttctttgctttttgtttatatCTTTTCAGTATCTTAGATTATGCACATTTTTTAACCTCAATGCCATTTCTGAATCCTTTAAGACAGCATCTGCAGCTGTCACCCGTGAATTCATTTTGGTTTCATTCTGCCTTTCACTTCAGACTatctataaataaaagatatgaaATGGGCTTCCTGTCCCTCATCATTAAAAGGCATTTCTTTATATGTTGCAACATGGCAAACAGTAGAAAcgaggatattaaaaagaaaagaatgacaGAAATTGACTTTGTAAATTCTCGTAGCTTATGTACTCTTGCTTTATTACTTTATAATTGTATTCCAAGCACAACACATACTTCTCCAACACACTTGCTATATGTTCCCCCTACAGACAGTACTTTCAATCATGTTACTACTGATCTAATCCAGTAGGGAGATATGATTTCATGTAGTCTACCTAGCATTTATTTTGGCATGTTTAAGGATGGCTTTATCAGAAAGTCAGaaggatttttgcttttttacattttcagtacCATTTCTGTACTTGGGGAAACCTGCCATTACCTTCATCCCAATCAAACAGATTTGCAGTAAAGACTCCAGCAAGAAACTTCCACATTGTAGGCAAGCAATCTGTACGTCTTAAGCTTATAGTACCAAATTCTTCCTGACTCATTGTCTTTTCAGTAAACACAGTCCTTCCCCCTGCCATGCACTTGGGTGCATGCTTTTCCAGTGGTTTGGTAGTGGCAGATTAAATGAAGAATGTTAGTTGCTAACTCGTTTTCCCTAATAGCTATGAGTCCCATCTCCTGCTAGTGCTTCTcaatcctttttatttatttatttatgtgggCATATGGTTTAATTTTCACTTTGGTTGTTCAGACCACTGCATTCACACTTCACTGCCTGCTTTGCCAGGAGATTATTTGTATGCAGTTCTTTACTGTAAACAACTTTTCCAATGTTATTTTCAATCAAAAATGACGGAAATATATGCATAGGAAAAGTAACATGAGGGCTGTGTTTCATCCCTACAAAGAGCTGTTTGCATGCCCTAAATAGGGCAATTTCTTATAGCAGTTGTCCATAATTTTGTAATTTGTTGTTGTAATGCCATACTTTTCTAAAACATATTACACCATTATCTTATTGGCAATTTTGAAGCAACATACATGGCTGCTAATATTCCTCAGTGTATTTCAAGCTGATTGTACTGACATGATCTGCTTCAAGACTTCAGCTTTTCAAGGGAAAAGCCATACACAGGGAGGAGGAAAATTTGTCTGCTGCTTCATTattattgatttctttttcaatttgcCCTTGTTTATCACATccatttatcttattttttttttttttttttttttttttggtggaaattagatttttcaaagtttatttctttttatttccttccttacTGTCAAGATTTCACCTTGATATAACTTGTGATATCATTTAACTGCTACCCATTCAAGGCAgttctttattttctccatgACTTGCCTAAGGTGCTTCTTCTTCACCAAATCCCATGGCAGAGGCCGGGAACTAGACACCCTCCCTCACTTATTTTATCCACCTGCATTaagtatttttcttacttgctccATTTCTTGCTTGCATGGTTTCCTTTTTGTGCATTAGAAACTTAGTGAATCATatgagtcctttttttttttcttttctatcacTGTAATGCAAGTTACAGTGCTGTCAATGCTGTCTCCTCTTTATGTTCTACACAAGATTTCTCATTCAATAGGAAAGACGTAATCGGTCTTTACTAAGAACCTGATTTGATTAACCATATTGGCAAATGGAGAAGTTTCCCTGAACAGTTTTTGTTAATTTGTCTTTCATCAGGTTACACAATCCCTTCTGTGTCCGGAGATGATGTCTAAATCAGCGATTGTCTGTGTCATGTGATATCTGTATAGCTCCCCTGGCTTCTCTATTAGTTTGGCCATATTTTGTTCTGGTGTTTCTGCAGTACTGTACTGGTGAGCTGCAATGCCCTCAAATAGCTCTGAAGTGCTATGAGGCTGGGCATGTTCATGAATCCTTTTGGCTACAGGAAATACATAACACAGAAGACTTGCAGTTGCAGAAATAAACCGTTTGTGAtaaaaagctagaaaaaaaatagtggtttTATTTGTTGCTTGTTTAGTTTTTAAATCTTTGGGTGTGGAGTGAATAAAGCACTGAAAACTtctctagagaaaaaaaaaaaagaattagcaTGCTTCTTTTATTACAGTAGTACAgtaagaaatattatttttttctcattaatttgGTAAAATGCAAAGTAAGGATGTgtttgtattgggtttatgtggcaagggcctggtagcagggggctgcaggggtggcctctgtgagcagagcccagcagctgccccatgtcagatcagagccagctccagacggctccaaagggacctgctgctggccagagccaagccagggaCCAAAACTGTTTgggcctctgtgagaacagactgaagaaagaaacagaaagcctGCTGTGcaactgcagctgggagagagcagcaagacccagccctgcagcccccaggccagtgcagcaggagggcaggaggtgctccaggcaggcagcagcagttcccctgcggcctgtgcagggagaggcccctggtggagcaggctgtccccctgcagcccatgggtcccacatggagcagatctccacgctgcagcccgtggaggagccccggtggagcagggggctgggggtgccagaacaccatgggagggaccccacggagagcaggggcagggagggaccatgaaggagcagcagagatgaagcatcaggggctgaccacagcccccattgcccattcccctgcactgctcaagGGGAGGATGTGGAAGAGACTGGATagagggaaggtgtttttagtttgcttttagcttctcactgctctagtctgttagtaataagcattaaattacattaatctttCTATGCTGCATTTGTTTTGAACGTGACAATAATTGGTtggtgatctccctgtccttatccctacccttgagccctttccatcatattttctccctcttcctgtGACAAGGGAGAGTGAGTGAACAGTTGtagtggagctcagctgctcagccgggtaaaaccaccacaatattACAAATGATACCAAATCCAGTGAGGTGCATATATCTGGTAATTCtgctaaaaagtatttttttttcttaatgctatacaattaagaaaatgaagctgacttttttttttttttttttttttttttttttttttttttgggagatTGACTGTATGTATTCATATTAcatcttttgtttttgcttctttctAGTATGGATTAATTTCGAACTCACAAAGAGTGTGCCTGTGAAATTTTCTGCTTACAGGTTTAAATTTGCTATGTTGAGCTTACCGAGCCCTTAAAGCTGGTGTTTTGGATTCAAATATCACAGTAAAAATTGATGTTTAATCTAAAGAAGGATCACAAAAGACCTGACAGAGATTGTCAAAGCACAAATTTAAATTCCATTTCAGCCAATAAATAATTCAGTAGAACATTAGGGCTTTCCTCATTTTGGGTGCCCCAAGGAGAAGTGGAGACAAAAATGGTATTTGTTTTGACTCATGGGAGTCCTTCCCCAGAAGATAAGCTTTTCTTTAGGTTTAGGGAATGAGTTAAAACCAGCAACACCAGCTGGCTATCCTAGCATTTCTTGATCCCTATATAAGCCATGAGGTACAGTTAGTACAATGAACTTTCTTTCTTGGTCTTGGGGTGCAGTTCAGGCCACAGACTTTAAGTCATTTGACAAACCGAGGATCAAAATAGTAGAACGGATCTTTGAGTTGAGTATCATAAAGTCTTCTTGTGAGGAGTAATTCTGTTGCTCATAATGATGTAAGATGGAGAGTCAAGTAAATTATGGTGAATTGCTTCTGCTCTctattttaaagattattttgaaGAGTGTGGCTTTTGAAAaatgctgaggaaaaagcaatatTTCAACTTACTCAGCAGCAGACTTTACAAAATGAGCTGTTCATAAAGTTGTTTTGTAACTCAACAACCATCATTTTAACTACTGTTTTCTTTGCCTCCATTTTGTGTGGCCCTTGTGTGGTTGGTTGTATGaacataatttttattactGGCTTCCTGGGAGCACTGAAGAAGTGCATAAGGATTTTCAGACTGCAAATCTTTTTTGTCATTACAGAATACATTTCCTatagcaggaaaaataaaagcaaactcaGGAAATACTGGTATTTGTGTTGTCAGTGAACCATGACCTAAGAATTTGCAAATTGATTCCTTGAGGTCTTTTAGATCAATCACAAATGCACTTGCACAAATACTTGTGGAAGAACAGGAACAGAAAGATGAGGAACTGTTTAATTAAATTCATACCCAGATCactttttcagtttgaaatcTAACATAAGAGCAGCTGTAGTTGTATAGACCAGAAGTCCATGGGGTGACTCCCTTCAGAGAATACATCCATAGGTTGGTTTATGCCCTTTACGTAGTCTCcatatgtttttctcttttacttcaTTATCCTTCTGCTAACAGTTTTATTAGAGGCAAATCTAAAGGAAGTCTGCTGACATAGGATCATTCCCAAGTGTCCTCACTGTGaacactgatttttcatttttattttttaagtttttctgCTAATTTATTAGTTTCTCTTAGTGAAAGATCCCAGGTTTCCATTCACACCCAGGGTAGCGAAGTActcataattaaaatatattaccttacccattttaaataaaacctgaaCAAGTCAAGCATTTGACAAATTACAACACTTGGCTATAttgaacttgtttttttctctgcaaccacctaaaattctttgttttaattagtaGTTAGTTTTCTATTTTGATAAATTTGCCCGTTAAAATGTACAACAATAACTATCACACATTTTGCCCAGATTGGTACTGGTTACACAGCAATACAATCCAAGCAATTTAGATGCAGCTACTCCCAATTCATATCCAGCAATAGCTAAGAATATGGGTAACTTTACACATATAACATGACACACTGATTTTGAATAAGACTATTGAGTTTGTCAGATTTTCTTTACCCTAAAAATTAGCTTCAAACCAACTGAAAAATTATAAACTTATGTGTGGTTAAATAGCTTTGAACATAATTTTGGTTTGCAGAACCATTGTTAGAACCATTTCCAGTGTAAGATAACATGGTATGTCTtcgattaaaataaaaatagcaaaattgaACATAATATGATTTAATCAAGGAACTTCATTATATAAAATTTCCAAATATCCTTTTGCCATATTTCAGCTAGCCTCAGGAGATGATGCTGTAAACCTGTAGACCAAATATCTTCTTTTCCAAATATCTCCTTTGCTTTTAGGGCTTCGAGTGCCACATGGATAAGCTAGATTTCCTCTTTTAATGGTCAGTGAAAAGTATGCCAGAACAGGTAAATCTGGAAAGGAGCTTTCCTACTATCATGAGTAATTATGCTGTCCTGGAGCCTATGTCCAGTGATTTAGTACTGCAGAGGTTAAATTGAGTGGTAATGTGCCAGGAATTTCACTCTGTGTTGCCTCACAGGTTTGTAGCTAAAATAACATTTGCCTTTACTAGGTAACTTCTGAAAAAGATGCCTTTGTATATGCTCCTCTACACATTTTAAAGCTTGATGAAACTTTAAGACTGCATTTAGGTTTGTCAGGGGCTTCTTATTAACAGCCCTACTACTCTAATACATGTTGCAGCTGCGAAGAAGAGCGTGTATGCCACAAGATCAGTTTAGAGGGATACATTTGTTTTGGGATTAGGATGGAAAAGAATCGAGAagtaaaaaaatccattttgagTTCTTGTTAGAATACTCTCtatgaaaggaaacaaatacCAATAGATGGCACTGTGGTTCTGTGGCTCAGGTGTTACTTGCATCTGTGTAAAGTGTTTTGttgctatttatttatgatGCTTGTTAATTTTATTCTTATAGTGTGACTTTTTAGGAAAATTAATGTACTTGGCTTATACTGTTGCAAGTACGTTGTTTCTGGGACTGAAATGTTTTAAGCTGTATGTATTAGTCCAAAGAGTATAAAACTTTCCATGAGAACTGCTGTCTTAGGAAAAAATGATTGCAACAGCTCCTTGTGGACCGCAGTCTTCTGAGATAAATGGTTAAATTCTGCAACACAGTCTTTCTCTTTGTTGGTTGAGCAAGATCTGTAACCCAACTTTAGCTTTCAGCAGACATACTGTGGGTATGTAACGGGGAAATTAAACCAAGCCAAAATTACTACTTAAGACAAACCTCCAGTTTATAAAACAACTGATAGCATTTGAGCATTTTAATCTGCTTTACTAGCAGTGGGATGTGACAAAACAGTAAAGCATTAGAACACCATTTTACATTAACATTTACAAAatacagcaaacattttttttctctatgtaTTTACATAAGCAAACATACAGGTATTCAAAATAGAATGCATCTCACCATTTGGCAATAATTACATAAGTACAGTGCATGATAGGCTGAATGGGATTGATAtagaggatttttatttttttttaccctgaaGTTTATAAATATGCACACCAGCTTAGGAGATACATGGTGAGCTTTATGTCTTTGGACATTTTCAGATGCAGTCTTAACAGTAATAAAATGTAGATCTACTTGAAAAGTTGTTGattaaaacatttctcagaCGAAGCGGTTCGTTCGGAGGCGGATAGGACAGACTGACTCATGCTTTTCCTGTAGGGCAGGAGAAGGCCCTAACCTCTGAGCTAGTCCGTgtgaatgttttcctttatttgccTGGAAGTTTTCAAAAGTTTTCATTCCAGTCTGATGCATAATGAAAAcactcacttttatttttttgcaagatGGAGTTGTTGCCTGAAGCTGGTCGTGTTAAACTGTAGTGTTCGTCCCTACCATAGGTCCAGTGCTATAAATCCTGGTTGAAACCAGCTGAACTTTGTCATCTGTCAGCAGTGTAACAACTCTGTTAATTGCTATCTACTGATTAGACCTCCCGCAGACCTGGCACGGTGAGTATTACGTATTCAGACACTGACTCTGTCATCCTCACTAAGGCAAACCAtacaaaaatctattaaaattTTGGTGCAAGGTGGCAGAATCAGGCCTCGCAAAACTGTCAAAGGTGTTCATAAGGAGCTGGAGATATAAGTTTTCATCTGCTATGCATGCTTTGCTTAGGTTTCTTGGGCAAGAGCTGCTGCTTACTCAGTAACACCACCTGAGTGACCACAGTACTAAAATCTCAGGCATCATCCCTGCTTCTAAccgaagaaaataaaaataaatgttaggtTACTTCCAGCTGTCGACTGAAGAAATGCTGCCCAATCTCTTAGCCCCAAAATataggttttattttaataagcagGAAGGATTTTAATGTTCAGAGTCATCTTCTAATGAAACATCAAGCGAGTAATTGACACCCTTTCTGTTTGTAATGAAACATTCCCCGTCAGTATTTGCAACCTGAGCAATTTGACATTGTGGGAGAGGAACAGAAGGTGAAACGAGAGAGAAACGGGAGGCTGATTTGTTCTGCCACGTGGGTGAAATGCAGAGAGTAAGCAGAGAGCACAGACATGTTAAATGTTCGGTAACAGCTCAGTAAGTGCAGCCGAGTGAAGGAAATGGTGCTGCACACCAACCAGACCCTCAGGAATTTCTGGAAAAACTGAGCTTTGGAAAAGTGCAGGGTGCCCATATACATCTGAAGGTGTGCaggccagctctgctgcctggcaCAGACGGACAGTGGGACTGGgactgtttcttctttctgcttgtttcttttGCAAGGACAGGGATGCGTCAAGGTGGGAATGAATGGCATGAAAGGTGGCAACTCCCTCCACTTTTGGAAGCACCTGTGTTTCCTTTCCCCTGACTGCCCCCAAATACAGCAGATTTAGCAGTCTCAGTGGCAACTGgtaaaagaacaataaaagggGTTGCTTGGAAAACAGCCAAATAACCAGCCAAGTTCTAAGTCTTTTTCTACCACAGAATTAAGTATTTTAACCTAAAGGTCTTCCTCTTCTAGTCAAATACCCCAGCTGGTTGGCTagaatcagatttatttttctctctccccttctaGTAGATATGTAATTGTCCTGTGAAAACTGAGCAGCTTCAAGAGAAGGAGTTACAAAATGATGAAGGCATTGGACTTTGGCTTCTGAACAGGTTTTTTTCTAAAGGGACAGGATCTGAAACTCGGATACATCCTACTTCTCTTCATTATGGCTGAAAAATTCATGTAAGGAATTGAATGCTTGGATTTAAGTTTTGCAGATGGATGCAACACTTGTatctctgctctccagcatgGTCCCACTGGCTTCAGTTGAATTGTCTATGATGCCCAAAAGCAAAAGTTTCATGACTAGGCATTTGTTCAGACGATGTGTTTGATATTCTCTGTGTAATGTTTTTTCTGCCCTTGGAGCTATGCAGGTGAAATATGGTGCTGTTTATAAGTCCTGTTATTTTCAAGTGGGCCCAATTTGCCCAAACATATTTCATTAAGGCTGAGTCCTAATAGTGCAAGCTACCTACCGTTCCTGAGCAATCTACCAtaacagcaaaacagcaaaaacagggaaaacaaTTTTGAACAAGTAACAGTTCTTAAATAATCCTGACTCTACAAGCactaaaacaaaacctgaaggaCACCTTCATAACGGCCTTATTAACCAAAGAGAAATGGTGAGAGAGACTCTGCTGAAACCTTTTACTAAAGGATTTGTTCATGTAAAACTTCCACCGATAAGTGGAAGTCAGGCTCTTCTGGAATCAAACAGAGGCATAGAATCATTCTTGAAATTATTTAGCAATGTTATGCCTGATTTTCCACTCTTTTCTCCCTTCACTTCGCTGTCAACACCAGTGGGAAGGAGCAGAGAATCACGTCTAATAATTACTTTTGAAAAAATTACTTTCAAGTTTTAAATAGAACATATGAAACTTTTAGAATGGAAATAAAGTTCCAGACAAGAAATAAAGATTAAGAATGGTGGTGGAAACAAAGGATCGTTCAAGTATAATTTACTTCTGAAGATTGCTAATTTGAACTATAGAGCAAATGGCAGGAAAGTCCAGTAACGTATCTGAATGGtcactcagaagaaaaaatagccATAAAAACACCATTACCAAAATTTCCATATAATTCATCTATACAGgttttaatagatttttctttaatgctttaaaatttatcttaaatatatattagtAAATTAAccatcattttatttaaaattccgTAAAGTGCTCATTCAGTTAATGATAACAAAATTCCATTGCAGCAAGGCGAACTAGCTGGAACCTACTCTGCGAGGAAATCAAAGGACAGCTTAGCTTTCActtgcaaagagaaaagaaatgcgTACATTTCTTCACAGCCCATGTTAGAATAccagaaattgcattttttttttctttaagaaatatatcctttagaatattaaaaaaataagtttaataaAGCCTGTGCTTAAAACAGCCAAAGtactgtatgaaaaaaaattgcacatTGGATACCGTTTCAACCCTGCTTTTCGTCAACAGGATAATACGAGGTGTATGTGATGCTATTGGAGAGTCTCTCGAGCAGGGCCTGATTTTCCTACGCTATCAGAGCTCCTCACGGCGCGGTGAAATTTTCAGCGTACTCTTGGTGGTTGCCATGGCATCTGCCGATGGGCTGGCAGAGTCACACGCCGCTAACCTTTTCGTTCCCTGGACTGATGCTTCCCTTTGAGGTACCATCCACGTGACGTATTCCTATCGTGACCATTGAATAATCCTTAGTCACCATTTTGGCCTCTTTTTTCAGACTCTTCATCTgcgccagctggagctggctggagttGTACGCGAGCGCTGGGATAGTGTTCACTAAAATCAGCTGGAAAGgtttcttctcctccttgtaGCGACACTGAATGTAACGAGAGAAAGCTGAGCGGTAGGTCTTATTGAACAACGTATACACGAGTGGGTTGACAGCCGAAGAAAGGTAGCCAATCCAGACAAATACGTTCAGCAGTCCACCGACGACTTCTTCGTTGCATGACTCCTTGCAAATTACGGCCATCACATTGGTGATGAAAAAGGGGCACCACATCACAACGAACAGAAAGAAGACAATGCCAAGGACCTTGGAAGCCTTCTGCTCGTTGCTGATGGATTGCATGGTTCGCCTCCCAGAAGTCCCCACGTCCCTGTTCAAAGAGCGCTGAAAGAGTTTCTCTGAAGAAAGGGAACTCTGAGGGAGGAAACTAAATGAAGCAAACTTGGTCTTTGGGCCAATGTCATTCACACACAACATGGCTTCTTTCTGCAGCGACTTGATAGTTAAAAAGTAAGTGACCACCATGATAGTTAGAGGGATGAAGAATGCCACAAAAGAGCCTACTAGGACAAATTTTTCATCCGCTAGAATGCAGCTGCCCTTCTTAAACACTTTGGAGTCATCTTGTAGTCCAAAGACAGGTACAGGCATGGAGATACCTGAAGGTGGATTAGAGAAAGAGGAGGTTAAACATGAtaagaaaaaatactgcttccagtctctaagaaaaaataaacaaaacactctGAACTGTACAGAGATCATTTCTCAAAGAATTACCAGTTACAGGACATAAATGAATGTTAACAGATAGAACCATGATTGACAGGCATCCCAAAACAAATTGAATTTAcacaggggaaggaaaaatacactGTCTTatgtttcagcagcagcaggatacTAATCCCATTCTTACGCAGTTTTTACTGGGGCCACACTGAGAAACCATGCGGTGTGAAATGTTGGTCTTGCACATGTTGAGTTTGATGAAGTGAGCTGTGGTTTGTGCAACACAGTTGTTCTTTCCCAGCAAAGAAGGGCAAGGTGAAGAGCAGCGCTGGCATTACACAGGATTCTGCTCTAATCTCAATTCCCTCTCTCCAAAAAACCTCAGCCACAGGTAAGATACAGTTGCTTCCATCAAAGGGTCACATAATACCTGGCAGCAACGAAAGGGTATCTTCTTCTGCTCTTGGATCTTGCAATGATCCCTACGCTTTGCCCTTGCTCCTGCCACCCTGGCAAAGGCTTTTATCAACTGTGATCAAGGTGTGTTatcttgtctttcttttctgggGTGGCTGTCAAGAGTGGTCCTGGGCTGTTTCTTGTAAGAGGATTAAAGGTGTTCTCAGTACTGGATTCAGACTAGGCTGTGAAATACTGATTTtaggaaaaaagataaattatttagCCAGTCTGAGAGTAATCGTCCATTGGGtctttttctgctcttcctgTAGTCTCCATACAGTCGACACAGTCTAAATGCTAAAAAAACTTCCCATGGCAAcagctggaggagagaaggggacAAATTAAGCACTGAGAGACACTGATACGAGACAGCCTGTGATGCGGCTCACCCTCCAGGATTGCAAAGGTCCCTTTTTGGTACTGCCAGCCCTACACGCTGCCCTCCCAAAGCACAGCTCAAAGGCAACGGCAGTAGTGCAAATCTTATCATCCCCTGGAGAATGTGCTATGTCCTTGCTCTGTCATGAACAGCAAAGCCAGGTGATAACGTCCATTCTCCCTGGACTGCTCCTCCTGATTCAAGCCCACTCAGACATTTCCCTGGGGACTTCTGCAAATGCTGCTAGTGCCTGTGCAAAGTCAAACAGCTGCTGGGTTTTGCTCGTTTGCTTTGTcattgtttgttggtttgtttgttggtttgcttgtttggtttaAATTTCTCTCCTTGCCTCCCGCCCAGATGGATGCTGTCTGCAAGAGAGGCAGTATTCAGACAGCAAAAGGGACAATGTTCTGTGAAGACAGCAAAAGTGGAGTTGTGAAGCAGTAACACAGCCTTGCTTAGACAAAAGCTGCTGTGAGTCTGACTCCTATGCAAAGTTAACATCACCTGGGAGCCTCACTCCCCTTTGTATCTTCAAAGAGAATGGATGCTGTGTTTGGcttctggggaagaaaatgaatcaGAGCAGAATTTCCTATGACAAGACTGACACGACAGAAGGATGCTGTACCCTACCTTACCCCTGTGTGTCCAAGGTTGTCCTTCCTGGTTTACAGATGAGTCCTGACACGGAACCTCCTGCCACCAGCACTTTAATGGCACTCGGCCTCTACCTCCCTTtcattcccttcccttcttctcaCTGTGGTGCTTAGATGGGGAACCCTTTGAAAATACAAGCTTTCACTTCATTTCATGCTTGTCCAGTGCCTAACAGAGCACCAGTCCAAGAAGAAGGCCCTGAAGTCCAGGCACAgtgcaaaataataattagagTAATAATATTAAGCTATTATTCTCTTCAAATCTTCTCTTCATTCTTTTGGTGCTCCTGGAGCTTCTACAAggctctttctttttctaacaaCACTGTGGCTTATTTTATCTGCACAGCTTTGAACTGAGTCATGGCAGTGCCTTGGGCCAATTTACAACAGTACCCTCCTTATCTGCCCAGGGCAGAGGGTGATGGAGAGCCTGTGGTATTGCCCTTTCTATTTCTGTTCCAAGACTGCATGAGCCTACAAGCTGGAGCTTTGGCCATGAGAAGCCGGCGTGTGAGATGCAAACTCATACAGTGTGGGACAGCTCCTGGCTTGAGCTGTCAGaaacctccagcagctccaggaaggGTCCTGCCTGGAAAAGCCCAGGTCAGTCTGGTTGAAGGCACTGAGGAAGAGGTCACCTCCAGGAGCCTCGTTGCCTGAATAATTCAAGGTGATGAACACTTCCGAGGGTCTGAGGAAAGttttgactctttttttttttttttttttttttttttttttttgatgagtTGAAGGGATACCGAAGGCACTAAGTGCCTGCCAGCACGCATTTCAGCCTCATGGAAATGCAGCGCGAGTCAGAGCAACACCACAGGTTTTCCGTCCGTTTCTGCCCAGTATAGATAACGGCAGGgctgttttttcatttcattcaagGACCTAATGTGAGCTGCAGAGATAAAGTAAACAATGGTATTGACAGAGTAAAAAGATGCCTTTTGTTACTACCAACCGTACGGTTCAGCCACATCAAGAGTCATGGGAGGAGAGTCAGCATCaccagaaagaggaaaattttaGTGTAATTGCAAGCTTTTTCAAGGGAAAGGCCAAAGTCAGTTACAACTCCTCACCCGAAACACAAGGGCAGCAATTTTccatctgctttgttttgttgtgaaCATGTTCTGAAGAACTGGCACCTCACATCCACATTTCTGGCTTTGAAATGTGACTGAATGGAAATGAGCTTCAGCTTGTAAGCTGGAGTTTTCACATCTCCTTGTGATTCCTTCAAGTGCAAAAgtgctgctcacagcagagctgca encodes the following:
- the HTR2A gene encoding 5-hydroxytryptamine receptor 2A, with the protein product MDILCDEESSVNPTANSLIQINHERRLYRNVYGPGEINISHLFNLTADSENLTNLSCESNMSPPCYPSLLQLSQKNWPALLTVIVIVLTIAGNILVIMAVSLEKKLQNATNYFLMSLAIADMLLGFLVMPVSMLTILYGYTWPLPTKLCAIWIYLDVLFSTASIMHLCAISLDRYIAIRNPIHHSRFNSRTKAFAKIIVVWTISVGISMPVPVFGLQDDSKVFKKGSCILADEKFVLVGSFVAFFIPLTIMVVTYFLTIKSLQKEAMLCVNDIGPKTKFASFSFLPQSSLSSEKLFQRSLNRDVGTSGRRTMQSISNEQKASKVLGIVFFLFVVMWCPFFITNVMAVICKESCNEEVVGGLLNVFVWIGYLSSAVNPLVYTLFNKTYRSAFSRYIQCRYKEEKKPFQLILVNTIPALAYNSSQLQLAQMKSLKKEAKMVTKDYSMVTIGIRHVDGTSKGSISPGNEKVSGV